The genomic window CGAGCGAGTCCGGGTTCTCAATCATGGGCCGGCGCAGCACGTTGAAGAGGGTGTCGTTCACGATGCGCAGGGCGGGCTGCCTTGAGAAGAACGTTTCGAGGCTATGGACGAGCCGCTCGTAAGGAACGGCGGCGCGCAAATCCGTATCGTCGAAAAGCTCCTGATAAGGGCGCATGGCCGGGTTGAGCATGGCCAGATGCAGCAGAATCAGTTCGCGGGCGACGCCCTCCACATTGGTGAGCCGGTCAGAGCGCCCCGCCAGATAGGCCTCTTCGGTCAGCGCGCCGTTCATGACACGCTGGGGCGTGTACAGAGCCGCGAAAGCCGGCGGGGGCGTATCGGCAACCGCCGCGCCCACGCGTGTCCGCACATCGTCGAGCCCGCGCGCCATGACGCCGGGCACTTCTTCTTCAAGATACAGGTCGGCGATATAGCGCAGAATATCGAGAATCAGCCCCATGGCGAGCAATTCGCCCGTGCGCGCCGGGCGCACGCCGGGCCGCCCGAAATCGCGTTGCCGGTTGATGCGGTCGGCAAGGCCGCGAATGCGGTACACGTGCTCCGTGATGCCCGCGGCCTCGGAAGCGGGCCGCCGCAACGTGCCAATATAGAACCGATCCCACGCCTTCCGGGTCAGGTGGAACCCGAAGGGAAAGTCTTCGTGGGCGAGTCTGTCGAACAAGGCTGACACGATGATCCTTGGTTGCTCACACCCCGGAACGCTCCAGATCTTTGGCGAATCCCGGCAAGCGCCGGCCAGGAAGAGTACGAGATTACCCCGGGGCGTCCAGTCGACAACACCGGCAAATCATACATCATTCCGGTGGCTGCGCGCCAAGGCTTTCCTGCCGCTTTCAGGCGCGTATACGACATAGGCGGCGCAAGCGTCAAAGATTCGACACGGCACAGCGCCAGGAACGCGTATCAACGCCTTGAGGTCTGGTCTGCCGGGATTCGTGGATGAGAAACGTGCGCATGGCGCAAGCTGGTTCCGGCGGCGCAGGGTTCGAGTTTGCCGGCAATCATTGCGCTGCGCCGCGTACGACACGTATCATTGGAGAGAGGCGAGCGCCGAATCCCCGGGTTCTCCGGCCCCGACCTGTTAACAGGCGCAGCCTGGCGTGACCAGGAACTGCGGCGCGAGGCGGGCCAGGCGGACGGCAATCCAGAAAAGAACGGAACAACGTGGAACAAGTGCGCACTTATTGGCGGCTGGCTGCCGACCGGATGCGGTCGTCGGAGACCGCGGGGCCGGTAGTTATTGCCGTACTGATTGGCATGGGTGGGGGGCTGGCCTCGATCCTGTTCCGCCGGCTCATCGATTTGGCGCACTACTGCTCCTATGACGTCATGGGTGTCTACCTGTCACCGTTCACAGGCGTGGCCATCACCGTTCTTGTTGTGGCGCTCGGCGGACTGCTGTCCGGTCTGTTAACGCGGCTTGCGCCCGAGACAAAGGGACACGGCGTGCCCGAGGTGATGGTCGCGGTGGCGCATCGCGGCGGGCGTATCCGGCCGCGGGTGACCGCGCTCAAGACGGTCGCAGCGGCGATTACCATCGGTACGGGCGGGTCGGCCGGGCGGGAAGGGCCGATCGTGCAGATCGGCGCCGCGTTTGGCTCGACGGTGGCCCAGTGGCTGCGGCTGCCGGACCGGCGGATCGTGCTGTCGGTTGCCTGTGGCGCGGCAAGCGGCATTGCGGCCACGTTCAATGCGCCTATGGGCGGCGTGATTTTCGCGCTCGAGGTCATTCTATCCCGGTTCACCGCGCTATCGTTCGGGTTGATTGTGATCAGCGCGGCCACTGCTACGGTCGTATCGCGTTCGCTCTCGCTGGAAGGGGATTCGCCCGCGTTTGCCCTTGTGCAAGAGCATGGCATGCGCGGGCTGATCGACTTGAGCCTCTTCGTGCTTCTCGGTGCGCTGTGCGCGCTGGTGGCCCAGGCGTATACGCGCTTCTTGTATCTCGTGGAAGATGTCAGCGACAAGGCCAAGATGCCAGAATACCTCAAGCCCATGATCGGCGGCGCGCTGGTCGGCGTGCTGGCCATAGGGACGCCGCAGGTCATGGGTTCGGGCTACGAGACAATCGAGACCGCCCTCAATACCGGCATGACCGCGCGCCTGTTCTTCATTCTGTGCCTGTCGAAGATTCTTGCCACGGCGTTCACCGTCGGCAGCGGCGGTTCGGGCGGCATTTTCGCGCCCGCGCTGTTCACCGGCGCCATGTTTGGCGGCGGTTTCGGCATGCTGGCGAACGCCTGGTTTCCAGGCCACGCGTCCCCGGCAGGCGCCTATGCGCTGGTGGGTATGGCCGCGGTATTCGCCGGAGCGGCGCACGCGCCGATTACCTCAATCTTCATCCTGTTTGAAATGACGGATGACTACCGCATCATTGTCCCGCTGATGACCGCAACCGTTGTCGCGACCCTTCTTTCGCAGCGCATGTCGCCGGATTCCATCTACACGCTCAAGCTGCGGCGGCGCGGCATTGAGATCGGGCGCGCGCACGAAGTGAACATCATGGACGCCGTAACGGTGGGCGAGGCGATGGACGAGTGCGTCGAGGGTGTGCCGCCTAATATGCCGCTGGACGACTTGATCAAGAAGCTTGGCAGCCGCCATGAGCGCGGATACCCCGTGATCGACGTGGACGGGGGGCTCGCGGGCATGGTCACCATGCGCGACGTGGAGGAAGTCCTGATCGCGGGCCGCAACACCCAGGAACTGACGGTGGCCGATGTCTGTACGCGCAACGTCATCGTCTGCCGCCCGGATCAAACGCTCAACGAAGCCCTGTCTCAGTTCGGGGCGCACAATGTCGGGCGGTTGCCTGTCATCGACCCCGAGCGGCCGGACCGTATCGTGGGCCTTCTTGACCGCGCGCACATCGTTACGGCCTATGCGGACGCGTATCGCCGGCAGGCCGAACTTCTGCCGCGCGCGGACGCGTTTCAGACCTTAAACGAAGAAGGCGAAATGCTTATCGAGCAGGCGCACGTATCGGCCGGCAGCCCCCTCGCAAACGTGTACGTGCGCGATGCCGCGTTTCCGCCGGAATCGACCCTGGGCGCGATCCGCCGCGCAAGCAAGACGGTCGTGCCGCGCGGTTCGACCCGCATTCAGCCGGGAGACCGGATTATCGTGCTGACGACGCGCGAGAATGCCCGAAACGTGCGGCAATGGCTGAAACGAATGACCTGAGATCCGTGTTGCCAGTAATTCAGGAGAGTAGTCATGCGAGTTTTATGCGCCGTATTTCTTACAGCGGCGGCCATCGTCCTGACAAGCGGTTGTGAACGGACCGGCGGCGCGCCCGCCTTCGAGGAATGGGCAAACCTCTTCAATGGGAAAGACATCAGCGGCTGGCACATCAGCCGGACCAACGGCCATGGCGACACGAAAGACTGGGTGGCCGCGGATGGCGCCATTGAAGGCAGTCAGGATGCGCCCGGCAACGGCGGCATCCTGCTTACCGGCCGCGAATTCGGCAACTTCCTCCTGGAACTCGAGCTGAACCCGGACTGGGGCCTGGACAGCGGCGTCTTCCTGCGCAGCACGGAATCCGGGGAGTGCTATCAGATCATGGTGGACTACTACGAGGGCGGCTGCGTGGGCGGCGTATACGGGGAAGGCATTGGCGGATTCCGCTCGGATGCGCAGAACTGGCTGCAACTCTATCGAAAGGGCGAATGGAATAAGCTGCTGGTGCTGATGACGGGCAACCCGCCGCTGATCGAGGTCTGGCTGAACGGACAACACGCCCTGAGTTGGAAGGGGGAAGAAGAGCTGCTCGGAGACCGGGGCCGCATCGCGCTGCAGGTGCACGCAGGGGCGGGTTTTTACGAGAAGAAGACCCGGTTTCGTAACATCCGAATTCGCGAACTTCCCTGAGGGCGCGCAGACAAAGACGGGGGTCTGCGCCCTGGTTCGTAGTCCAGGCTTCAGCCCGTCTTCAATCGCGTCGACTTGGTGTATCCTTGCCTGAGCGAAGACTTGATGTTTCTCGCGAGGAGCAGTCCGAGGAAGGGAATCATGAAGGCGAAAGACCGGGTCAAGAACGCGCTCGCGCGCCGGCCGGTGGACCGCGTGCCGGTGTATATGTGGTTGCATCCGTCGACCGCGGCGCGGCTGGCGCGGCTGCTCGAGGCGCCGCGCGCCGCGCTGGCCTATATCCTGGGCGACGACGTGCGGCAGGCGTGGGTCAACAATAATTACGCGATGGAGGGTGTCGTACACGACCGCGAAGGCGAGTCGCACACGGACTACTGGGGGATCACCTGGCGCAAGGAGGGCGAATTCAACCAGATCGTCCGCTTTCCGCTTGAAGGCACGGACCGGAACGGGTGCCTCGAATATGCTTTCCCTTATGACAGCATTGAAACGCTGCTGGCGCAGATGGCGCCGGCGGTCCGGCAGGCAGGCGCGTTTTTCATCGGCTGCGACGTCTCGCCGTGCGTCTACGAGATGTACGCGCGGTTGCGCGGTATGGGCGCGGCGACGCTCGACCTCGTCGAAGACCCTGAACTCGCGGACACGATGCTTGGGCGCTGCGCGGATTTCGCGCTGGCACTGTCCGAAGCGGCGTGCGAGCGGTTCCCGCTCGATTGGCTCTGGACTGGCGACGACGTAGCCGGGCAGCAGGCGCCGATAATGAATCCTGCGCTCTGGCGCGAATTGATCAAGCCGCGGTTGAAACAAATCATCGATGCGGGCAAGCGCCGCGGGCTGCCCGTGGCGTACCACTGCTGCGGCGCGGTGCGCCCGCTGATCCCCGACCTGATCGAAATTGGCGTCGATGTGTTGAACCCCGTCCAATGCAATTGTCCTGGCATGGACCCGCTGGAACTCAAAGGCGAATTCGGCGCCGCGCTGGCTTTCATGGGCGGCGTGGACACCCACGACCTGCTGCCGAACGGCACGCCGGACCAGGTGCGCGCCGCAACCGAACGGCTTATCGAGGGCATGACCGCAGATGGCGGCGGCTATATCCTGGCGGCATCGCATGCCGTGCCGCCGGAGACCCCGGATGCAAATATCTTCGCGATGTATGCGGCGGCGGGAATCCCGGAGGCCGAAATCCGCGACCGGGCGGCCGGCGTGCGCGCCTCCGAAGTGCGATACTGACCGTCACTGGAATAAGGGCGGCGCAGTTCCGGTAGAATGGGGCCGCGTATGGCGTCCGCGGAACCGGTTCGTGCGCCGGACCGCAACGTGGTGTGATGTCTTCATCTTTCCGGCGAAGGGAGTCTTCGATGTACAAGGTTGCTTGTTACACTCTAATGTTCGTGTTGTTGACTGCGGTGCTGGTGTGCGGCGCGGGCTGCCGGTCGATTATCTTCGGGAAGGACGATTTCCGGATGGAGGGCGGGCAACTGTACCGCGGCGACAAGGCGTTCACCGTGTACGGCATCGAGACGCCCGGGCTTGGCGCGACTTCCGGCGCCCCTGGCGAGGTGGTCCCCGCGATGGCGCGCGTGGCGGAGGCCGGCGGCAACGCGATCTGCTTCGACCTGCGCGGATTCAATGAGGATGGCTCGGAGCTTGATCCCACCGGCGTGCAGACGGTTGACGCCATAGCCTTCCGCGCGAAAGACTCGCGCATGGGCGTGCTGGTGCGCGTCCTTGGCGATAGCAGCGACCCCGCATTCCGCAATCGGGCCGTGCGCACGGCGGCAAAAGCGTTCCGCGGCCACGGCATGGCGATCTACCTCATCGACGGCCCGGATGCCGCCGAACTCGCAGAGACCTTCAAGAAGGCCGCGCCGCAGCTCATTGTGGCCGCGCCGCAGAATGGCGACCTCAGTCTTACCGGGAGCCCCCCGCAGGCGCCGCCGGAAATGCCGACGTTGTTGGCGGGCGCGATTCCGGATTTCAGCTTGGGCGCCGTACACTTCCTGCTGGAGGGCAACGACAGCGACTATGCAGCCCTCGACGCGGCCCTCATGACCGAGGCCGAGAAATCGCCCTGGACGCCCGACAACACGGTGCTCAGCGAAGCGGAGCGCCAGGAAGGGTTTGTTGCCCTGTTCGATGGCAAGACGCTGAACGGCTGGTGGTACAAGGGCGAGAACAAGGAGAGCTTCCAGGTCAGCGAAGACGGTTTCATCGAGTGGCGCGCGGGCGGCGGCGAAGCGCTCATGTCGCGGGAGCGCTACGGCGATTTCATCCTGCGCCTGCAATGGAAGATCCTGCCCGGCGGCAACAGCGGCGTGTGGTGCCGGGCGCCGCGCGGGGCGCGCGCGTCGAAGTTCGGTTTCGAGGTGCAGATGCGCGGCGATTTCGGCGCGGAGGAACTGACGAAAGACAACACGGGCGCGGTCTACGACGTGGTCCCGCCGTTGTCGCTGCCCACGAAGCAGGACGGGCTCTGGAACGACCTCGAAGTTGTCTGCCAGGGGCCGCACGTGAAGGTTACGATCAACGGCCAGGTGGTGCAGGACCTCAGCTTTGACGGCCACGAAGAGTTGGCACCGCGGCTGCGCCGCGGTTTTATCGGTCTCACGGACCACGACAATTACGTGGCGTTCCGAAACATCCGTATCAAGCCGCTGTGACCCGTCGCGTCCCGGCGGCGCGTGAAGGGAAGCGCGCGTGATGAAGAACCGCTGGAAATGGCTTGCCAAGACCGGGCTTGCGCTGTGCGTTGTCGCCGTGCTGTTGTTCATGTTCCTGCGGCCCACGCCGTTCCTGGACGGGCTGGTCCCGAACGAGCACGGCTTTGAAGGCGCGGTCACGGTGGTGGAGACGGAGTACACGTGGCGGCTGGGCGCCGTGACGGTGCGCGTGCCCTATATCGGCATCGAAGGCGACGCAAAGACCGGCTTGGCGCGGCTGATCGTGCACCGGCGCGCGCTTGCGTCGGGCGAGCCGCTGCCGGCGTTTTGCCACGTGCACTATGAGAAGAGCATAGACGGTGCGAAGACGTGGTGCGACCGTGGCTGGGCGGTATTCACGGCGCATTACACGGATGAAAAGGGCGAATCGCCCATCGATTGTAGCGTGGGAAACGGCAACAACCTCGCCCGCGCGATCATTCAGTGGGCGCGCCGCCTGCCCTTTATCGACCGCACGCGCCTGCACATCGACGGCGGCAGCCAGGGTGGCTACATGGCCCTTGCCATGAGCGCCGACCTGTTTCCCGTCACCTCGACGACCGCGGACGTGCCCGTCGTCAACTGGGCCTACAATCTCAGCTACTTCGAAGCGAACAAAGGGCCCATGCGCTATCCCGCGAAGATGGACGAATCGCCGCTGCCCATTCTGGCGTCGGTAACCATGCTGGCCGACTGGTCGTACCGGTATTTTCCGAACGATCTCTCGAACGATGCGTGGTACTACGTGAGCCCGATCTCCCATGTGGACCGCATCGCGAACCCGGTGCTGGTCATGAGCGCCACGGGTGACATGCTTGTGCCCATCGAGCAGATGACGCGCCAGCACGTGCGCGCCTTCGAGCCTGCGCGCTTCCCCGAGGGCTACCGGCGCGATCTTGATTCGCTGACCTTGTGCGACAAGGCGCGCGTGACCTTCGAGGAAGTGCTGCCGCCGGAGCGGGTTTTCACACGCGTCATGCCGCTACAGGAGGACAGCTTCGAACTTACGCTCGACATGTTCAAGGACAGCGGGAACAAGCCCAAGCGCCGGCCCGGCAACGAAGACAGGCCCTGGAGCCCGGACCACCAATGGTCGCTGCTCTATCTCGACGAGGGCGGCCCCGCGCCGCAGGCGGGCCACACCACTTTCGAGTGGGACCTGACCCCCGACAGCTTCGTGGAGCATTACCAGCGAGCCGCGCCCTCCCCCGGCATCCTCAACGCGGCCAAACTCGAACATCTCATGCGGCGTTACAGGGGGGAACTGGCGAATCTGCCCGTGTTGCGAACGGGCAAGCCCGCGAACCGGTTGAATTACCCCGTGGTCGAGCAACGCGACGTGATCACCGGCCTGCTCGATTACGCGGATCTCGGGCCGGAACACACGGCGCGGCTCGAATCGTTGTATCTCGAATGCCCGGTCAAACCATTTGGCGATTCGTTGAACATCGGCGCGCTGCGCCAGCAAGCCGCGGCGTCAAGAGGGGCGCGCGAGGCCGCATGACGGCGGGAGAGACCATCGATGAAATCAGGCATACGCGCGGTCGCCTTGTTCGCCGCGCTTTTCGAATGCGCGGCCATCGGCGCGCAGGGAACCGGTGACGTGGCGCATTCCGGCACATTCACGGTGTCGGGACTGCGTTGCGTCATCGGCGACAACGCGGCGGCGGAGCCGCACCGCGCCGGATACAACGGTGTCTTCGCGATCACCGCCCCCAACCGGGAGGAATCGCCCTTCGTGCCGCAATACGCCGGACTGAATCTCGAACATTACTTTGATGCGCGGCCCCGTCCGCCGGAAGCGGAGATATTCTTCGAGCCGCGGCACGCGGCAATGACCTTCACGCGCATCAGCGAAACGGTGGCGGA from Candidatus Hydrogenedentota bacterium includes these protein-coding regions:
- a CDS encoding DUF1080 domain-containing protein, encoding MYKVACYTLMFVLLTAVLVCGAGCRSIIFGKDDFRMEGGQLYRGDKAFTVYGIETPGLGATSGAPGEVVPAMARVAEAGGNAICFDLRGFNEDGSELDPTGVQTVDAIAFRAKDSRMGVLVRVLGDSSDPAFRNRAVRTAAKAFRGHGMAIYLIDGPDAAELAETFKKAAPQLIVAAPQNGDLSLTGSPPQAPPEMPTLLAGAIPDFSLGAVHFLLEGNDSDYAALDAALMTEAEKSPWTPDNTVLSEAERQEGFVALFDGKTLNGWWYKGENKESFQVSEDGFIEWRAGGGEALMSRERYGDFILRLQWKILPGGNSGVWCRAPRGARASKFGFEVQMRGDFGAEELTKDNTGAVYDVVPPLSLPTKQDGLWNDLEVVCQGPHVKVTINGQVVQDLSFDGHEELAPRLRRGFIGLTDHDNYVAFRNIRIKPL
- a CDS encoding DUF1080 domain-containing protein; protein product: MRVLCAVFLTAAAIVLTSGCERTGGAPAFEEWANLFNGKDISGWHISRTNGHGDTKDWVAADGAIEGSQDAPGNGGILLTGREFGNFLLELELNPDWGLDSGVFLRSTESGECYQIMVDYYEGGCVGGVYGEGIGGFRSDAQNWLQLYRKGEWNKLLVLMTGNPPLIEVWLNGQHALSWKGEEELLGDRGRIALQVHAGAGFYEKKTRFRNIRIRELP
- a CDS encoding prolyl oligopeptidase family serine peptidase; translated protein: MKNRWKWLAKTGLALCVVAVLLFMFLRPTPFLDGLVPNEHGFEGAVTVVETEYTWRLGAVTVRVPYIGIEGDAKTGLARLIVHRRALASGEPLPAFCHVHYEKSIDGAKTWCDRGWAVFTAHYTDEKGESPIDCSVGNGNNLARAIIQWARRLPFIDRTRLHIDGGSQGGYMALAMSADLFPVTSTTADVPVVNWAYNLSYFEANKGPMRYPAKMDESPLPILASVTMLADWSYRYFPNDLSNDAWYYVSPISHVDRIANPVLVMSATGDMLVPIEQMTRQHVRAFEPARFPEGYRRDLDSLTLCDKARVTFEEVLPPERVFTRVMPLQEDSFELTLDMFKDSGNKPKRRPGNEDRPWSPDHQWSLLYLDEGGPAPQAGHTTFEWDLTPDSFVEHYQRAAPSPGILNAAKLEHLMRRYRGELANLPVLRTGKPANRLNYPVVEQRDVITGLLDYADLGPEHTARLESLYLECPVKPFGDSLNIGALRQQAAASRGAREAA
- a CDS encoding chloride channel protein, translating into MEQVRTYWRLAADRMRSSETAGPVVIAVLIGMGGGLASILFRRLIDLAHYCSYDVMGVYLSPFTGVAITVLVVALGGLLSGLLTRLAPETKGHGVPEVMVAVAHRGGRIRPRVTALKTVAAAITIGTGGSAGREGPIVQIGAAFGSTVAQWLRLPDRRIVLSVACGAASGIAATFNAPMGGVIFALEVILSRFTALSFGLIVISAATATVVSRSLSLEGDSPAFALVQEHGMRGLIDLSLFVLLGALCALVAQAYTRFLYLVEDVSDKAKMPEYLKPMIGGALVGVLAIGTPQVMGSGYETIETALNTGMTARLFFILCLSKILATAFTVGSGGSGGIFAPALFTGAMFGGGFGMLANAWFPGHASPAGAYALVGMAAVFAGAAHAPITSIFILFEMTDDYRIIVPLMTATVVATLLSQRMSPDSIYTLKLRRRGIEIGRAHEVNIMDAVTVGEAMDECVEGVPPNMPLDDLIKKLGSRHERGYPVIDVDGGLAGMVTMRDVEEVLIAGRNTQELTVADVCTRNVIVCRPDQTLNEALSQFGAHNVGRLPVIDPERPDRIVGLLDRAHIVTAYADAYRRQAELLPRADAFQTLNEEGEMLIEQAHVSAGSPLANVYVRDAAFPPESTLGAIRRASKTVVPRGSTRIQPGDRIIVLTTRENARNVRQWLKRMT